In Bradyrhizobium guangdongense, the sequence TGATCGGGGTGCGCGTGAACTATCGCCTCGCGCCGGCGGCCACCTGGCCGAAAGGCGCGGCCGACGTGGCGGCGGCATTGTCCTGGGTCCACGGCAATATCGACCTGTTCAACGGCGATGCCCGCGAGATCGTCGCGGTCGGCTACGGCGCCGGCGCTTTCCACGTCGCGAGCCTGCTGGCGCATCCCGAGCTGCAGGCCGACCGCGCTGATGCCGCCGCCGTGGTGCTGGTCTCAGGCATCTATCGCGTCGGCAAGGACGCCAGCGACAGCGAGAAGGCCTATTTCGGCACCGACACCAGCCTGTACGACAAGCGGTCGGTGTTTCCCGGCATCCTCAATGTCGAAGAGCCGATCCTGCTGGCCTGGGCCGCCAATGATCCGGCGAAGCTGATCGCGCAAGGCGAGACCCTGCAGAAGACGCTCTGCGGCGCCGGCCACTGCCCGCGCAGCACGATCCTGCGCAGCCACGACGGCATCGCGGCGGCCTTTGGGCTCGACGGCTCCGGCGACAGCCTCGCCGAGCCGACGCTGCTATTGGTGCATCAGCTGGAGGCAAGGGGGCTGCCGTAGCGGGGCGGCGCGGGCGCTCACTCGCACCGTTTGCTGGGCCACCCCTCTCCCCCGCCCTCCCCCACAAGGGGGGAGGGAGCGCAGTGATGCTCGGGGCTCTGATTTGGGCTCATCTCTTGCCCGCGATCAAATCAAAGTCAGTCACCACACGAAAGGTGCATTCCCTCCCCCCTTGTGGGGGAGGGTTAGGGAGAGGGGTACCACAAAGGGACTCTCAACCGAACGCCGCACCCCTCACGCCGGCTTCAGCGAAGCCAGCGCGCTCTCCAGCAGCGAGCGGACCCGCGCCGCATCACCCGATTTCACCACGGCCGGATCGAGATAGAGCTCGAGCCCCGGCGCGCGCTCGGTGATGACGCCGCTCTGCTCCGACGCAGCGTCGCTCAGCGCATCGACCGAATAGGGAATGATCTCGCGGCTGATGCCCTTCATGGTGATCGCGGGCAGCGCGTGCGCGCGGACGATGTCGCTGACGAGGGCAAAGGTCTCGTAGCTCAGCACGATCCCGCCGGGCTCGGCGATCGATTGCAGCCGTGCGGCGAGGTTCGCTTCCGCGCCGATGATGGTGTAATCCATGCGGTCGCTGCTGCCGAAATTGCCGACGTTGCAATAGCCTGAATTGATGCCCATGCGCGAGCGGAACGGCTGCTCGATGCCGGAGGCCCGCCATTTCGCATTGAGCTCGGTGAGACGCTGCTGCATGCGCCAGGCCATCCGCAGGCAGGCCTCTGCGTCCGCCCGGTCGCCCTTGGTCTCGGGGTCGCCGAAGAAGATCAGCATGGCATCGCCGATGAACTTGTCGACGGTGCCGCCGTGCTCATGCGCAATCGCCGACATCTCGGTGAAATATTCGTTGAGCAGCTGGGTCAGCAACTCCGGCTGCAGCCGCTCGGTGGTCGCGGTGAAGTTCTGGATATCGGAGAAGAAGATCGTGAGCTTCTTGCGCTCGGTGTGGATGGTGACGTCCTTCTGGCCGGAGAAGATGCTCTTGTAGACCTGCGGCGGGATGTAGCGCGAGATCTTCATCGAGAGCGAGGCCAGGAAGTCGTTGGCGGATTCGAGCTCCTTGTTCATGCCCTTGATGCGGCTGGCCTGGCGGCGCTGCAGCGAGAGGAACGACAGGCCGCAGCCGGCGGCGATCAGGAAATAGGCCAGCAGGAACTTGAAGGAGAAGATGTTGGCGGCGATCGGCTGGGCGATGATGACCTCCTGGATGCCTCTGATATCCCCGACCTTCCAGTCCTTCTTCGGGCTTTCGGGGTGGCTGTTGTGGCAGCTGACGCAGGCCGGCCCCATCGTCACAGGGGCGACCAGGCGGACCTTGTCGGAGAACAGCGAAGTCTCGGTGTCCACGATCTTCTGCTCGGGATCGGCGCGCAGCGCTGCCAGCGCCTCCTTCTCGAACTTGTCGAGCTGGTGCGGAGCGCGGTTCTGGAACGGGAAGTCCGAGACGAAGCGGTAGGTGATGTTCTCCTGCTGGGCGCCGATCACCCGGCCGAGCTCCAGCGACAGCGTCGCGGGAATCGGGACCGCGCCGGGAACGGCTTCGTAATTGTGCACGACCTTGGTCGTGCCGCCGGGGTTGGCAAGGATGCGCCCGACCACGTTGGAGGCATAATAGCTTCGCACGCTGGTGATGACGGAATTGAGATCGATGGCCTGCCGGCGCAGCGCCGTCTTGCTCAGCTCGGTCAAGTCAAGCCAGACGGCGAGCGGCAACGCGAGCAGGAGGAAGGCGATCACCGCGCCGGTCAGGATGCCGCGCTTGCGCTGCTCCTCGGCGATCTCTTGTTTCACTTGACGACTCCGTTCTGTGCGTTTTGTCGTAAATCCGGGGAATTCTGCGGCACGGTATGCGCCCGGCACAGAGCCAATAAACGCGCGCCCGCGCAACCCCCTTTTATGGTGGTCGCGGCAAGCCGCTTTTGGTTTGATGACCAATGTTCAAGATCGCCATCAACCAGCATTGATAATCCGGACCGAGAGCCATGACCGAGACCATCCGCATCCGGCGCTTCAACGCCCGCCCCGTGATCGTGCCGCTGAACCTGCCGCTTCTGACCTCGACCGGGGCGGTCGCCAAGGCGCCGCTGGTGCTGATCGACTGCGAGACCGACCAGGGCGCGGTCGGCCACGCCTATCTGTTCTCGATCACGCCGTCGGCCCTGAGGCCGCTTAGCGCCATGGTCACGGAGATGTCGGACCTGGTCGCCGGCGACGAACTGCTGCCGTTCGAGGTCGAGCGCAAGCTGACCCGGCACTTCACGCTGCTCGGGCTTGCCGGCCTTCAGCGCATGGCGCAATCGGGCATCGACATGGCGGCCTGGGACGCGCTGGCCCGCAGTCGGGGTTTGCCGCTGGCGCGCCTGCTCGGCGGCGCGCCGAAGCCGGTCAAGGCCTACAATTCAAAGGGGCTCGGCATCATGCCGGCGGGCGCGGCTGTCGATGAGGCGCACAAGCTGCTGGCCGAAGGTTTTCACGCCGCCAAGATCCGCCTCGGGCGGCCCGACGCAAGGGAGGACCTCGCGGTGGTCCGGGCGGTGCGCAAGGCCGTCGGCGACGAGGTGACGCTGATGTGCGACTACAACCAGGCACTGACGGTGACCGAGGCGATCCACCGCGGCGAGATGCTCGACGATGAAGGCCTGAGCTGGATCGAGGAACCGATCCGCCACGACGACTATGCCGGCTGCGCCCGGATCGCGGATGCGCTGCGGACGCCGGTCCAGATCGGCGAGAATTTTGACAGCGCGTTTTCGATGCAGGCCGCGCTGTCAGCCGAGGCCTGCGACTACGTGATGCCCGACGTGCAGCGCATCGGCGGCGTCACGGGGTGGCTGCGGGCCGCTGCGCTCGCCCACGCCGCCGGCATCGAGATGTCGACGCATCTGTTCTCGGAAGTGAGCACGCAGCTGCTCTGCGTGACGCCATCGGCGCATTGGCTGGAATATGTCGACTGGGCCGACGCGGTGCTGGCGAGCCGGCTGAAGATCAAGGACGGCTTTGCGCTGCCGGGCGAGGAGCCCGGCAACGGCCTCGCTTGGGACGAGGCGGCGGTGAAGAAATATCTCGTGAGCTAGGTGCGGCTAGGCTGGCGCGAAGGAAAAGCCGGCCTGACCGCGGAGGAAGCCATTGGCAAAGGCGACTCCGGGATAGAGCTCGGCCAGGCGGCCGCGGGCATCTTCGGCTGATCGCTGCCCGTCGAGCACGTCGCGAAAGGTCCTGGCGACTGCGACCATGTCGCAATCCTGCGGCGACAGGCGCAGCGAGCCGATGCCTGCCTCGCGCAAGTCTTCGATGTCGCCGATGAGATTGGTGCAGGCATGCGACAGGGTCTGGACGCCGTTGATCGTCAGGAAATCCTGCTGGTCGAGCGTCTTCAGCGCGAGCCCGTCCGGGTCCTTTTCGCAGACGAAGCGGCAATTGTCCTTGGAGAGCTTGTGCAGCCGCGCGTGATAGCAGCGCCCCGCGATCGCCAGCGGCACCCGACCGAAAGCGAACACCTCGATCAAAGCCTCGGGGATCGCCGTGGCGATCACCGCCGCCGACGAGAGCGGCAGCTCGGGCGGCAGACAGATGCGCCTCGCGCCCTGGTGGACGTGAAAGGCGGCGCTGGTCTCGTTGTAGATGTTGACGTAAGGGCCGATCGCATGCGGCCGCCCCTTGATCGACCGAAGACAGGTCAGGTCGTTCACCTCGACCAATGCGCCGTCAGTTGCACAGAGCTCCTCGGTCTGGCGCCGCTCGCGCCGCAGCGACACCAGGATCAGCGAACCCAGCAGGACCTGCTTGCCGGCCTGCTGCAGACGCTCGATCACATCGGGAAGGTGCTCCGCGAAGAACGGCGCCCGTTTCGAGCACACGACCTCGCCCACCGACACGACGTCGATCGGCGCCTCGTCGGCGATCCGGAAATAGAAGTCGCGCCAGCGTTCCGGCGCCCAATTGTAGAGGACCGGCCCGAGACTAAGCTGCATCGGGTTTCTCCCATTCGAACCCGGCATCGGTCACCGCCATGTCTTGCGATAGGCGCCGAGCGTGGAGGCCTGGCCTTCGGTGAATGGCTTCAGGCTGACGATATCGGCTTCGCTGCCATCCTCCAGCGTATCGAGCGCGCGGCGGAAATGGCGGACCACGCTCTCGATATAGGCGCGTCCGCGCTGGCGCCCCTCGATCTTCAGCGCGGCGACGCCGGCGCTTTGCAGACCGCGAAGCAGCGTCGTCGCGTCGAGACTGACCGGATCCTCGAAGATGTAGCCATCGCCGAGGGCGGTGGAGAAGCGGCCCTTGCACAGGGTCGGATAGCCGGCCGCTTCTCGCCGGGCGAAGCGGTTGATGGTGAAGCCGCCGAGCCTCGATGTCGTCCCCTTCGCGGTTTCCTCATAGGCGACGTGGCTCGCCGGCGAGCAGACGCCCTGCATGTTCGGCGATTTTCCGGTGGCATAGGACGACAGCGAGCAGCGCCCTTCCGCCATGACACAGAGGCCGCCGAAAACGAAGACCTCGGTCTCGCAAGCAGTCTCGCGGGTGATCTCGGCGATCTCCGCGACACTGAGCACGCGCGGCAGCACGACGCGGCGCGCACCGAAGGTTTCGACATAGAAGGCGATGGCATCGGGGTTGGCGGCCGCCGCCTGCACCGAGACATGGAGCCGCTGGTTCGGATGACGTCGTGCGACATAGTCCATCAGCCCGATGTCGGCGACGATCAGCGCGTCCGCCCCGGCTTCGACGGCATCATCGACGGCACGTCGCCAGAGCGCGGTAGCCGAGGCGCGCGGAAACGTATTGATGGCGACGAGGGTGCGCGCGCCGCGGTCGTGGGCGAACGCGATGCCCTTGCGCAGCTCGTCGCGGCTGAAGTTCAGCCCGGGAAAATTGCGCGCATTGGTCTCGTCGTTGAAGCCGCAATAGACGGCATCCGCGCCGGCCTCGATCGCGCTCCGCAGTGCAGCCGGCGTGCCGGCGGGACAGATCAGCTCCATCACCTTTGCACCCCGGGCGAGCCGGTCAGCCTGTCCCGCGCGAGCTCGAACGAGCGCCGCGCCGGCTCACCCAGCGGACCGAACAGGGAGGCCAATTCTCCGGCGAGATCGAGCCCGGCATCGTCGATCGCATTGCGCAGGGCGAGCACCGCCTCCATGTCGCCTTCGATTCCGAGCTGACGCGAGAACATCAGCGCATCGCCATCCACCCGGCCCTCGACCAGGGCAAGCAGATTCGCAAGCGAGGCGGAGATGCGAGCGTCGAGACTTTGCGGCAGCTCGCGCACCACCAGAAGCCGCGGTGGGGCGGCCTCGACGACGAACGCAAACGGCAGGTCCACCGGCTTGATCCCGAACCGCGCGCGCCGATGTTCGCCGAGCCTGTCGAGCAGGCCGGGGTGGCGCCTGAGAATCCTCTGCAGGAAGCCGCTGAGAGCAAGTTGCAGCGGCAACAGCGGCAAAGGACGGATCGCGAGGGCGAGAAGCGGCGGGATGGTCGGCAAGGGGCGGGACGCGACGGACGAATGACTGGACGAATGACTCATGGGATCATCTGAGCCGATTGCGCGCCGATGTATTTGACCGGGAACAATGAAGAGCAAAATCACGCCGGCTAGCTTTCGTCCTTTCGGGAGAGTTTCCGCTTGCAACGTGATGTTCCGCGCCTTCGCGATCTGTCCGACTTCGTGCGTTTCCTTGAAGGCAAGGGCCAGTTGCGACGCATTCGCGAGCCCGTCTCCGTGGTTCACGAGATCACGGAGATTCACCGCCGTGTCATCGGCGAGAACGGCCCTGCACTATTGTTCGAGCGGCCGGTCAAGGCCGACGGCCTACCATCCGGCATGCCGCTGCTGACCAATCTGTTCGGCACGGTTGAGCGGACCGCATGGGGCATGGGCATCACGCCCGACAGGCTCGGCGAACTCGGTACGATGATGGCCGAGCTGCGTGCGCCGCGTCCCCCGCACGGCATTCGCGACGCCTGGCACAAGCTGCCGCTGGCGCGCGCCGCGCTCGCGACCCGGCCACGATCGCGTGCCGCCGCGCCGGTGCAGGATCGCGCCGTGATGGGCGAGGACATCGATCTTGCAAGACTGCCGGCGCAGATCTGCTGGCCGGGCGAGCCCGCGCCGCTGATCACTTGGCCGCTGGTGATCACCACCCCTCCTGACACGGCGGCATCGGACCAGGAGGAGAATGTCGGCGTCTATCGCATGCAGATCCTCGGCCGCGACCGCGCCATCATCCGCTGGCTCGCGCATCGCGGCGGCGCGCGGCATCATCAGCAATGGAAGGCGCGTGGACGCGACATGCCGGTTGCAATCGTGATCGGCGCCGACCCCGCGACCATCCTCGCCGCCGTGCTGCCGCTGCCCGAGACCATCTCGGAGCTGCGCTTCGCCGGCATCCTCCGCGGCGAGCGGCCCGAGCTGACGCCATGTCTCACCTTGCCGCTCGAAGTCCCCGCGACGGCCGAGATCGTCATTGAAGGTTTTGTGTCGGCCACCGAAACCGCTGCGGAGGGGCCCTACGGCGACCACACCGGCTACTACAATTCGGTCGAGGAGTTTCCGGTGCTCAAGGTCACCGCGATCACCTCGCGGCAGCAGCCGATCTATCTGTCGACCTTCACGGGCCGGGCGCCCGACGAGCCGTCGCGGATCGGCGAAGCCCTGAATGAATTGTTCGTGCCACTGATCAAGCAGCAATTCCCCGAGGTGACCGATTGCTGGCTGCCGCCGGAGACATGCTCCTACCGGGTCGCCATCGCATCCATCAAGAAGCGCTATCCCGGCCAGGCACGGCGCCTGATGCTGGGCCTGTGGTCCATGCTGCCGCAGTTCAACTATACAAAGTTCCTGATCGTGGTCGACGACGATATCGACGTCCGCGACTGGCGCGAGGTGATGTGGGCCGTCGCGACGCGGAGCGACAGCTCGCGCGATCTCGTCACGCTCACTGACACGCCGATCGACTATCTCGACTTCGCCTCGCCGAAATCCGGGCTCGGCGGCAAGCTCGGGATCGATGCCACCACGAAGATGCCGCCCGAGACGGAGCGGGCCTGGGGCGCGCCGCTGGCGATGGATCCGGCCGTGATCGCCAGGGTCGATGCGATGTGGCCTGTGCTTGGACTGAGCGGACTGCGGGAACCGGCATGAGCGCGCGGCACGACGTGATCATCGGCATCAGCGGCGCCTCAGGCGCTGCGATCGGCATGCGCATCGTCGAGCGGCTCGCGGAGCATCCGGCTTGCGCGGTGCATCTGGTGATCTCGCCGGCCGGCGAGCGAACACTCACCGAGGAGATCGGGGCCGATGCACTACCGCGGCTGCGCGGCATCGCCTTTCGCGATCACGCGCCATCGGACATCGGCGCCTGCATCGCCAGCGGCTCGTTTCCGATCGACGGCATGATCGTCGCGCCGTGCTCGATCCGCACGCTGTCGGCGATCGCCTGGGGGCAGCTCGACAATCTCTTGGTGCGCGCCGCCGACGTACAGCTCAAGGAGCGCCGGCGCCTGGTGCTTTTGGTGCGCGAGAGCCCACTGCATCTCGGGCACTTACGCACGATGGTGCAGGCGACCGAGATCGGCGCGATCATCGCTCCGCCGCTGCCTGCGTTCTATTTGAAGCCGCAATCGCTGAACGAGGTCATCGACCAGATCGCCTGCCGTGCCATCAATCTCCTGGGCCTGCCTGATGTCTCCGCACCGGCCTTGCAATGGCACGGCGAGACCTGAGCCGAGGCGGCGATTGCGACGGGGCCCAAAGACGTCTAACCATGCGCCATGACCACATGGCGCCCTCATTCCCATATCCGGGTCGTCGCGATCGGCCTGCACTGGCGCGCCGGGCGTCTGCTCGCGGCCGAGGTGCGCGACGATGCGGGGCGGATCAAGGGCGTTCGCCCCCTCGGCGGCGAAATCGAGTTCGGCGAGAGCTGGCAGGCCGCGCTCGCACGCGAGTTCAATGAAGAGCTGGGCATTGATGTCACCATTATCGGCGCGCCGCTGATGATGGAGAACATCTTCGTCCACGAGGGGGCGACCGGACACGAAGTGATGTTCATCGCCGAAATCGCGTTTCCACGACACGCCTTCAGCGGCCAGGACCGCATCGACTTCCGCGAGGACAACGGAGAGGAGATCGTCGCCCGCTGGTTCGATCTCGCCGATCTCGACATCGAAGGCGGCCCGCGCCTCTATCCGACCGGGTTGAAGGACTTGTTGCTCAGGCGCAATTGACAGCCCTGCTACCACCGCTCCGCGCCCGGGATTTTCTTGCGCACGGCCATGCGCTGGATCCAGATGCAGCGACGGACGGATCGATTGGAGCGCCCCACCGCGGATATCCCCTCGCCGGCCTGAAGCAGCGGCGCCACGGTCTCGCGCAGCGCGCGGCAGCGCTGAAGCTCGGCCTGCCAGTCGATGATGGCGGCCTCCGCGCCTGATGCCATCAGCGCCATGACTGTCAGGGCAACACAGGTCGTTCGCGTCATTCATGCTCTCTTTCGTTTGATCCATCCGGAAGGCGCCGGTAGCGGAAGTCGCAATGATCGGCGCCTTGCATGATGGTCTGCGTGCGCGTGAGGCTGATATCCGGGCCGAACCCTTGCGCGGTGGCGAAATCGGCGGTGCAGATCAGGAGAAAGCCAAGCTCCGGTTCGCCTAGCGCCTTGTAGAACTCGGCATAGGCGCAGCGCTTCACGTCGAACGCGAAAACGTCCTGGTTCTGATCGATCACGTCATAGGCGAGTGCATCATCGCGGGCATAGGTCTTGAATGCCGACGACACCGCCGCGGCGAGATTGGTCTCGCTCTTGGCGTGCCAGAATTCCTCACCGAAGCGGCGATAGAGATCGCCGAGCGTCCTGCGCACCAGCGCGTTTGCACGCGCCTCGCCGAGTTCGGCGTGCAGCGCCTTGACCAGCGGCACCAGGACCTGCGCCTGGATCTTTGCCTGTTCGATGACAGATATGCTCATGGGCGGCCCGCCTGTGAAATGGAACACACTCGAAGCTTCGCTCAGGTTGTATCATGATCAAGATGTAACCAAGGCGAACGGGGCGCACGCCCCCTATTTCTCGATTATCTCATTCTCGAACACTGAGTTGGAGTCCCCGCGCAGGGGGAGGCGAACCATCCCTGCGACGGACATGCCCCTGGAGATCGCGATCAATTTCGAAAAATTCCGACGTCCTGCCGAGTTCGGCGGTGCGACGGCAGCCTCGCGCCTGCAGCCATCGAGAGGAACGCCCCATGGACGAACCCAAGCCGCTCACCAGCGCTTTCAACAAGCATGCGAATTTTGCCATTCACCAGGTCGACAGCGTGTTCAGGGCAGCCGCGCACGCCGCCGCGCCCGCCGCCGGACCTGTTACTCTGCCGCCCACGCTCGGGCCGCTGTCGGCCTTTACCGGCACATTCACGGGGCAGGGATTCAACACGATCTTCCGGCCGGACAGCGCGACGACACCGACCCAGATGCCGGGGCCGATCAACACCACCGACCCGCCCGACAATGTGCTGGAGTTGAACCTCACGGACGAGACGATGTCGTTCTCGAACAGTCTCGGCTCG encodes:
- the ubiV gene encoding ubiquinone anaerobic biosynthesis protein UbiV → MQLSLGPVLYNWAPERWRDFYFRIADEAPIDVVSVGEVVCSKRAPFFAEHLPDVIERLQQAGKQVLLGSLILVSLRRERRQTEELCATDGALVEVNDLTCLRSIKGRPHAIGPYVNIYNETSAAFHVHQGARRICLPPELPLSSAAVIATAIPEALIEVFAFGRVPLAIAGRCYHARLHKLSKDNCRFVCEKDPDGLALKTLDQQDFLTINGVQTLSHACTNLIGDIEDLREAGIGSLRLSPQDCDMVAVARTFRDVLDGQRSAEDARGRLAELYPGVAFANGFLRGQAGFSFAPA
- a CDS encoding L-2-amino-thiazoline-4-carboxylic acid hydrolase, giving the protein MSISVIEQAKIQAQVLVPLVKALHAELGEARANALVRRTLGDLYRRFGEEFWHAKSETNLAAAVSSAFKTYARDDALAYDVIDQNQDVFAFDVKRCAYAEFYKALGEPELGFLLICTADFATAQGFGPDISLTRTQTIMQGADHCDFRYRRLPDGSNEREHE
- a CDS encoding UbiD family decarboxylase, which gives rise to MQRDVPRLRDLSDFVRFLEGKGQLRRIREPVSVVHEITEIHRRVIGENGPALLFERPVKADGLPSGMPLLTNLFGTVERTAWGMGITPDRLGELGTMMAELRAPRPPHGIRDAWHKLPLARAALATRPRSRAAAPVQDRAVMGEDIDLARLPAQICWPGEPAPLITWPLVITTPPDTAASDQEENVGVYRMQILGRDRAIIRWLAHRGGARHHQQWKARGRDMPVAIVIGADPATILAAVLPLPETISELRFAGILRGERPELTPCLTLPLEVPATAEIVIEGFVSATETAAEGPYGDHTGYYNSVEEFPVLKVTAITSRQQPIYLSTFTGRAPDEPSRIGEALNELFVPLIKQQFPEVTDCWLPPETCSYRVAIASIKKRYPGQARRLMLGLWSMLPQFNYTKFLIVVDDDIDVRDWREVMWAVATRSDSSRDLVTLTDTPIDYLDFASPKSGLGGKLGIDATTKMPPETERAWGAPLAMDPAVIARVDAMWPVLGLSGLREPA
- a CDS encoding adenylate/guanylate cyclase domain-containing protein codes for the protein MKQEIAEEQRKRGILTGAVIAFLLLALPLAVWLDLTELSKTALRRQAIDLNSVITSVRSYYASNVVGRILANPGGTTKVVHNYEAVPGAVPIPATLSLELGRVIGAQQENITYRFVSDFPFQNRAPHQLDKFEKEALAALRADPEQKIVDTETSLFSDKVRLVAPVTMGPACVSCHNSHPESPKKDWKVGDIRGIQEVIIAQPIAANIFSFKFLLAYFLIAAGCGLSFLSLQRRQASRIKGMNKELESANDFLASLSMKISRYIPPQVYKSIFSGQKDVTIHTERKKLTIFFSDIQNFTATTERLQPELLTQLLNEYFTEMSAIAHEHGGTVDKFIGDAMLIFFGDPETKGDRADAEACLRMAWRMQQRLTELNAKWRASGIEQPFRSRMGINSGYCNVGNFGSSDRMDYTIIGAEANLAARLQSIAEPGGIVLSYETFALVSDIVRAHALPAITMKGISREIIPYSVDALSDAASEQSGVITERAPGLELYLDPAVVKSGDAARVRSLLESALASLKPA
- a CDS encoding NUDIX hydrolase, which gives rise to MTTWRPHSHIRVVAIGLHWRAGRLLAAEVRDDAGRIKGVRPLGGEIEFGESWQAALAREFNEELGIDVTIIGAPLMMENIFVHEGATGHEVMFIAEIAFPRHAFSGQDRIDFREDNGEEIVARWFDLADLDIEGGPRLYPTGLKDLLLRRN
- a CDS encoding UbiX family flavin prenyltransferase; this encodes MSARHDVIIGISGASGAAIGMRIVERLAEHPACAVHLVISPAGERTLTEEIGADALPRLRGIAFRDHAPSDIGACIASGSFPIDGMIVAPCSIRTLSAIAWGQLDNLLVRAADVQLKERRRLVLLVRESPLHLGHLRTMVQATEIGAIIAPPLPAFYLKPQSLNEVIDQIACRAINLLGLPDVSAPALQWHGET
- the ubiT gene encoding ubiquinone anaerobic biosynthesis accessory factor UbiT, whose product is MPTIPPLLALAIRPLPLLPLQLALSGFLQRILRRHPGLLDRLGEHRRARFGIKPVDLPFAFVVEAAPPRLLVVRELPQSLDARISASLANLLALVEGRVDGDALMFSRQLGIEGDMEAVLALRNAIDDAGLDLAGELASLFGPLGEPARRSFELARDRLTGSPGVQR
- a CDS encoding alpha/beta hydrolase; the encoded protein is MKICLAFFLVLTLTAASAHGPLPARPAIPSDLVLTGLTDSDTTAGGVARLCEQVTFSRGLRYGDSEANVLDVATSDVTKADTPRPVLLFVTGDTFTGDRGAPELSRDIQDAAMCFAARNGMIGVRVNYRLAPAATWPKGAADVAAALSWVHGNIDLFNGDAREIVAVGYGAGAFHVASLLAHPELQADRADAAAVVLVSGIYRVGKDASDSEKAYFGTDTSLYDKRSVFPGILNVEEPILLAWAANDPAKLIAQGETLQKTLCGAGHCPRSTILRSHDGIAAAFGLDGSGDSLAEPTLLLVHQLEARGLP
- a CDS encoding enolase C-terminal domain-like protein yields the protein MTETIRIRRFNARPVIVPLNLPLLTSTGAVAKAPLVLIDCETDQGAVGHAYLFSITPSALRPLSAMVTEMSDLVAGDELLPFEVERKLTRHFTLLGLAGLQRMAQSGIDMAAWDALARSRGLPLARLLGGAPKPVKAYNSKGLGIMPAGAAVDEAHKLLAEGFHAAKIRLGRPDAREDLAVVRAVRKAVGDEVTLMCDYNQALTVTEAIHRGEMLDDEGLSWIEEPIRHDDYAGCARIADALRTPVQIGENFDSAFSMQAALSAEACDYVMPDVQRIGGVTGWLRAAALAHAAGIEMSTHLFSEVSTQLLCVTPSAHWLEYVDWADAVLASRLKIKDGFALPGEEPGNGLAWDEAAVKKYLVS
- the ubiU gene encoding ubiquinone anaerobic biosynthesis protein UbiU; its protein translation is MELICPAGTPAALRSAIEAGADAVYCGFNDETNARNFPGLNFSRDELRKGIAFAHDRGARTLVAINTFPRASATALWRRAVDDAVEAGADALIVADIGLMDYVARRHPNQRLHVSVQAAAANPDAIAFYVETFGARRVVLPRVLSVAEIAEITRETACETEVFVFGGLCVMAEGRCSLSSYATGKSPNMQGVCSPASHVAYEETAKGTTSRLGGFTINRFARREAAGYPTLCKGRFSTALGDGYIFEDPVSLDATTLLRGLQSAGVAALKIEGRQRGRAYIESVVRHFRRALDTLEDGSEADIVSLKPFTEGQASTLGAYRKTWR